The proteins below come from a single Rhizobium sp. BT04 genomic window:
- a CDS encoding DUF2207 domain-containing protein, with amino-acid sequence MGRRLFGLCFALLLMLAAPAAFAAEVIDSFASDIALEKSGAMTVTETITVNAEGNRINHGIFRDFPLYFTDASGRRRSVDFDMVSVQRDGANEPWHTESISGGIRIYAGSADVTVTPGRHRYVFTYRTNRQIRYFDDHDELYWNVTGNGWIFPIRSATATVTLPPGVTATETTFFTGRQGATGKNARASEAGAGIVFSTTAPLGPNEGLTFAIRMPKGSIDPPSTDMESTWWLKDNRDYFIGFGGLILVFAYYLRSWLKVGRDPARGVVVPRWDAPDGISPALVNYIDNKGFSGEGWTALSATALNLAVRGYVKLEDLKNSIVIRGTGKALGKEKFQAGEIELLKAAGGAGKTLTIDKANGERVKSVGQAFRSAIEKEHRGKYYNSNLGYTTGGIALSAAALVALFVFGSLQPDTIALMLIPIGISVFVAVFVAGFVRSLHRGRSLFGKIIAIIATAIGVFVGISILATVVLALASSLVELHETPMLFAVGGIVLLNILYFFIMGAPTPLGAKMMDGIDGLRQYLTLAEKDRMNTAGAPQMSPQHFETLLPYAVALGVEKPWSRTFETWLAAAAAGAAAAYTPAWYSGNFNSGSFSDRIGGFSSSMASTIASTIPAPPPSSSSSGFSGGGSSGGGGGGGGGGGW; translated from the coding sequence ATGGGGCGTCGGCTTTTCGGATTGTGTTTTGCACTGCTGTTGATGCTTGCCGCTCCGGCTGCCTTTGCCGCCGAGGTGATCGACAGTTTCGCCTCCGACATCGCGCTCGAAAAAAGCGGTGCGATGACGGTGACGGAAACAATCACCGTCAATGCCGAGGGCAACAGGATCAACCACGGCATCTTCCGTGACTTCCCGCTCTATTTCACCGATGCCTCAGGCCGCCGCCGCAGCGTCGATTTCGATATGGTGTCGGTCCAGCGCGACGGTGCTAACGAGCCTTGGCATACGGAATCGATCTCGGGCGGCATCCGCATTTATGCCGGTTCTGCCGATGTGACGGTGACGCCGGGCCGTCATCGCTACGTCTTCACCTACAGAACCAACCGCCAGATCCGCTATTTCGACGATCATGACGAGCTCTATTGGAACGTCACCGGTAATGGCTGGATCTTCCCGATCCGCTCGGCGACGGCCACGGTGACGCTGCCGCCGGGTGTCACTGCCACCGAGACGACCTTCTTCACCGGCCGGCAGGGCGCAACTGGAAAGAACGCCCGCGCCAGCGAGGCCGGCGCCGGCATCGTTTTTTCCACCACCGCGCCTCTCGGTCCTAACGAAGGTCTGACTTTCGCGATCCGCATGCCGAAGGGCTCGATCGATCCGCCGAGCACGGATATGGAAAGCACATGGTGGCTGAAGGACAACCGCGATTATTTCATCGGCTTCGGCGGCCTGATCCTGGTTTTCGCCTATTATCTCAGATCATGGCTGAAGGTCGGCCGCGATCCTGCCCGCGGCGTCGTCGTGCCACGCTGGGACGCGCCTGACGGCATTTCGCCGGCACTGGTCAACTACATCGACAATAAGGGCTTTTCCGGCGAGGGCTGGACCGCCCTTTCCGCCACCGCGCTCAATCTTGCGGTTCGCGGTTACGTCAAGCTCGAAGATCTGAAGAATTCGATTGTCATCCGCGGCACCGGCAAGGCGCTCGGCAAAGAGAAATTCCAGGCCGGCGAGATCGAACTGCTGAAGGCCGCTGGCGGCGCCGGCAAGACGCTGACGATCGACAAGGCCAATGGCGAGCGGGTGAAGTCCGTTGGACAGGCTTTCCGCTCGGCGATCGAGAAAGAGCACCGCGGCAAATATTACAATTCCAACCTCGGTTATACCACGGGCGGCATTGCGCTCAGCGCCGCCGCCCTGGTGGCGCTGTTCGTCTTTGGGTCGCTGCAGCCCGACACCATCGCGCTGATGCTGATCCCGATCGGCATCTCGGTCTTTGTCGCGGTGTTCGTCGCCGGCTTCGTCAGGTCGCTGCATCGCGGCAGGTCGCTGTTCGGCAAGATTATCGCCATCATTGCCACGGCGATCGGCGTTTTCGTCGGCATCAGCATCCTGGCGACCGTGGTCCTGGCGCTTGCCTCGTCGCTGGTGGAACTGCATGAAACGCCGATGCTCTTTGCCGTCGGCGGCATAGTACTGCTCAACATCCTCTATTTCTTCATCATGGGCGCTCCGACCCCGCTCGGCGCCAAGATGATGGATGGCATAGACGGCTTGCGCCAATATCTGACGCTGGCCGAGAAGGATCGGATGAACACGGCAGGCGCCCCACAAATGTCGCCGCAGCATTTCGAGACGCTGCTGCCCTATGCGGTGGCGCTCGGCGTCGAAAAGCCGTGGTCGCGCACCTTCGAAACCTGGCTTGCGGCCGCTGCCGCCGGTGCGGCTGCGGCCTATACGCCCGCCTGGTATTCCGGCAATTTCAACAGCGGCAGCTTTTCCGATCGTATCGGCGGCTTTTCCTCGTCGATGGCCTCGACCATCGCGTCGACGATTCCGGCACCGCCGCCGTCGAGCTCATCCTCCGGTTTTTCCGGCGGCGGCTCGTCGGGCGGCGGCGGCGGAGGCGGGGGAGGCGGCGGCTGGTAA
- a CDS encoding plant virulence effector HPE1-like domain-containing protein: MRQIFLGAAILLMAGSAMASSIEVVGKTAPRAEGSIVTESCADCPPLQAELTKKDYTVPELKPGVLQASEIRDVGGEKKIYRTEGWMGGSPVVFVSKATPEAMVAAAPSAPPADGIDMNAQTAAVIGGDVKPVAAGMTEQPATLNVSEFKLRF; encoded by the coding sequence ATGCGTCAGATTTTCCTCGGTGCGGCAATCCTGCTGATGGCAGGCTCAGCAATGGCGTCCTCGATAGAGGTGGTCGGCAAGACTGCTCCGCGCGCTGAAGGCAGCATCGTCACCGAAAGCTGTGCCGATTGCCCGCCGCTCCAGGCCGAGCTGACCAAGAAGGACTATACGGTGCCGGAACTGAAGCCCGGCGTCCTCCAGGCGAGTGAAATCCGTGATGTCGGCGGCGAAAAGAAGATCTACCGCACCGAAGGCTGGATGGGCGGCTCGCCGGTCGTCTTCGTCAGCAAGGCGACCCCGGAAGCGATGGTTGCGGCAGCACCGTCCGCCCCGCCGGCTGACGGCATCGACATGAACGCCCAGACCGCGGCCGTCATCGGCGGCGACGTCAAGCCTGTTGCAGCTGGCATGACTGAACAGCCGGCAACCCTCAACGTTTCCGAATTCAAGCTGCGTTTCTAA
- the purD gene encoding phosphoribosylamine--glycine ligase: protein MKVLLIGSGGREHALAWKLAQSPLMSEFYAAPGNPGIGEHAVLVPIDIEDHEAVAAFCKDKAIDFVVVGPEAPLVAGLADRLRADGLVVFGPSAAAAQLEGSKGFTKDICARYGIPTGAYQRFNNAPKAKAYIRAQGAPIVVKADGLAAGKGVTVAMTLDEALAAVDDCFEGAFGAAGAEVVVEAYLDGEEASFFCLCDGKHVLPLATAQDHKRVGEGDTGVNTGGMGAYSPAPVMTAEMVERTMKEIIEPTMRGMAESGHPFSGVFFAGLMITRKGPELIEYNVRFGDPECQVMMMRLKSDLLPLLLATANGTLDQVTAEWNDDPALTVVMASKGYPAAYEKNTPILSLPDAGEGEKVFHAGTALKDGVLVATGGRVLNVTATGGTVAAAKDRAYALLDKVRWENGFCRRDIGWRAIEREKA from the coding sequence ATGAAGGTTCTGTTGATCGGATCGGGCGGACGTGAGCATGCGCTCGCCTGGAAGCTGGCGCAATCGCCGTTGATGAGCGAATTCTACGCCGCGCCCGGCAATCCCGGCATTGGCGAACACGCCGTCCTCGTGCCCATCGACATCGAGGATCACGAGGCGGTCGCCGCCTTCTGCAAGGACAAGGCGATCGATTTCGTCGTCGTCGGCCCGGAAGCGCCGCTGGTGGCCGGCCTCGCCGACCGGCTGCGCGCCGATGGTCTTGTGGTTTTCGGTCCTTCCGCTGCTGCCGCCCAGCTCGAAGGCTCCAAGGGCTTCACCAAGGATATCTGCGCCCGTTACGGCATTCCCACAGGCGCCTATCAGCGTTTCAACAATGCGCCGAAGGCCAAGGCCTATATCCGCGCTCAAGGCGCGCCGATCGTCGTCAAGGCCGATGGCCTTGCCGCCGGCAAGGGCGTGACGGTGGCGATGACGCTGGATGAAGCCTTGGCCGCGGTCGACGACTGCTTCGAGGGCGCCTTTGGCGCCGCCGGCGCCGAAGTCGTCGTCGAAGCCTATCTCGACGGCGAGGAGGCGAGCTTCTTCTGCCTCTGCGATGGAAAACATGTGCTGCCGCTCGCAACCGCCCAGGACCACAAGCGGGTGGGCGAGGGCGATACCGGCGTCAATACCGGCGGCATGGGCGCCTATTCGCCGGCGCCCGTGATGACTGCCGAGATGGTCGAGCGTACCATGAAGGAGATCATCGAGCCGACGATGCGCGGCATGGCCGAGAGCGGTCATCCCTTCTCCGGCGTGTTTTTCGCCGGGCTGATGATCACCCGGAAGGGGCCGGAGCTGATCGAATACAATGTCCGCTTCGGCGATCCCGAATGCCAGGTGATGATGATGCGGTTGAAGAGCGATCTGCTGCCGCTGCTGCTTGCCACCGCCAACGGCACGCTCGATCAGGTAACCGCAGAATGGAACGACGATCCGGCCCTGACGGTGGTCATGGCCTCCAAGGGTTATCCCGCCGCCTACGAGAAGAACACGCCGATCCTTTCCCTGCCGGATGCGGGCGAGGGCGAGAAGGTGTTTCATGCCGGCACGGCTCTGAAGGACGGCGTGCTGGTCGCGACCGGCGGCCGTGTGCTCAACGTCACCGCCACGGGCGGCACGGTGGCCGCGGCCAAGGACCGGGCCTACGCGCTGCTCGACAAGGTGAGATGGGAAAACGGCTTCTGCCGGCGCGACATCGGCTGGCGGGCAATCGAGCGCGAAAAAGCCTGA
- a CDS encoding methyl-accepting chemotaxis protein translates to MKNLKISKQLILLVVGLMIAFAIATSLQIRSSVDAIYKERYDMLRAEVQSAVSVLKLYQAKVTAGEMTLEDAQKQAYATVNGMKYDPDGYFFGYSYDVQMMFHYDAAKVGQNLKGQADSKGKLYREELVKLGQQGGGLVEFYSTSKPGQPAGDYRKTAYGQAFDPWKVVVVTGVYMDDLDAQINSTILTALSGSIVLFFLAMAAAYVVIRGISGPLNNVHAALKAVAEEDVSIAIPHIGMNNEVGMMAKATQSLQEKIRERHAMSDREAAQQLALENERENNLRQQQDETALQARVVATIGQALEMIARGDLTVRCADLGQKYAALRENFNDALSHLEAAMAKVSAKGTDIGTSKEEIRRASNELSQRTERQAASLEETSAALDELTVAVRQTADGAHEASKRVHSVSTEANHSDAIVTQAIEAMSGIEKSSSEITKIIGVIDEIAFQTNLLALNAGVEAARAGESGKGFAVVAQEVRELAQRSAAAAKEIKDQIARSSSQVDHGVRLVGEAGEALKRISDQIKAANEIVAKIAHSASEQDTTLRSISSSMNQLDAATQQNAAMAEETTASAETLASDTDELIDLIRGFRVSGEGAAPAAHQGRRAA, encoded by the coding sequence ATGAAAAATTTGAAGATATCGAAGCAGCTCATACTGCTGGTCGTCGGCCTGATGATTGCTTTTGCGATCGCCACGTCCCTGCAGATCCGCTCCTCGGTCGATGCGATCTATAAGGAGCGCTACGACATGCTCCGCGCCGAGGTTCAATCGGCGGTGTCCGTTCTCAAGCTTTACCAGGCCAAGGTAACCGCGGGCGAAATGACGCTCGAGGATGCCCAGAAGCAGGCCTACGCCACCGTCAACGGGATGAAATACGATCCCGACGGCTATTTCTTCGGCTATAGCTACGACGTCCAGATGATGTTCCACTACGATGCGGCGAAAGTCGGGCAGAACCTCAAGGGTCAGGCCGACAGCAAAGGCAAGCTCTACCGCGAAGAGCTGGTCAAGCTCGGGCAGCAGGGCGGCGGCCTCGTCGAATTTTATTCCACCAGTAAACCGGGCCAGCCGGCCGGTGATTACCGCAAGACGGCCTATGGCCAGGCCTTCGACCCATGGAAAGTCGTTGTCGTCACCGGGGTCTACATGGACGATCTCGATGCTCAGATAAACAGCACGATCCTCACTGCGCTCTCCGGCAGCATCGTCCTGTTCTTCCTTGCCATGGCAGCGGCCTACGTCGTGATCCGCGGCATATCGGGACCTCTCAACAACGTCCATGCCGCCCTGAAGGCCGTCGCCGAAGAGGACGTTTCCATCGCCATCCCGCATATCGGCATGAACAATGAAGTCGGCATGATGGCAAAGGCGACGCAGTCGCTGCAGGAAAAGATCCGGGAACGCCATGCTATGTCGGATCGCGAGGCGGCCCAGCAGCTGGCGCTGGAAAACGAGCGGGAGAACAATCTGCGCCAGCAGCAGGATGAAACAGCGCTGCAGGCGCGTGTGGTGGCGACGATCGGCCAGGCGTTGGAGATGATCGCACGCGGCGACCTCACCGTCCGCTGCGCCGATCTCGGCCAGAAATACGCCGCCCTGCGCGAAAACTTCAACGATGCGCTGTCGCATCTCGAAGCCGCCATGGCCAAGGTCAGCGCCAAGGGCACCGACATCGGCACCAGCAAGGAAGAGATCCGCCGCGCCTCCAACGAGCTGTCGCAGCGCACCGAGCGCCAGGCCGCCAGCCTGGAAGAGACTTCGGCTGCTCTCGACGAGCTCACCGTCGCCGTCCGTCAGACGGCCGATGGCGCCCATGAGGCGAGCAAGCGCGTCCACTCGGTCAGCACCGAAGCCAACCATAGCGATGCGATCGTCACCCAGGCGATCGAGGCGATGAGCGGTATCGAGAAGTCGTCGTCGGAGATCACCAAGATCATCGGCGTCATCGACGAGATCGCCTTCCAGACCAACCTGCTGGCGCTGAATGCCGGCGTCGAGGCGGCCCGTGCCGGTGAATCCGGCAAGGGTTTTGCCGTCGTCGCCCAGGAAGTGCGCGAACTTGCCCAGCGCTCGGCTGCTGCGGCCAAGGAGATCAAGGACCAGATCGCCCGCTCCTCCAGCCAGGTCGACCATGGCGTCCGCCTGGTCGGCGAGGCCGGCGAGGCGCTGAAGCGTATCTCCGACCAGATCAAGGCCGCCAACGAGATCGTCGCCAAGATCGCCCACAGCGCTTCCGAGCAGGATACGACGCTGCGCTCGATTTCCTCCTCGATGAACCAGCTCGACGCCGCCACCCAGCAGAACGCCGCCATGGCCGAGGAGACGACGGCATCGGCCGAAACGCTGGCCAGCGACACCGACGAGCTGATCGACCTCATCCGCGGCTTCCGCGTCAGCGGCGAAGGTGCTGCCCCGGCTGCGCATCAGGGTCGCCGCGCCGCTTAA